In one window of Solanum pennellii chromosome 2, SPENNV200 DNA:
- the LOC107010184 gene encoding protein trichome birefringence-like 19: protein MKFQSSELPIGKPQARRKTAPKLAPLIVITILFTIIPIYYPSIRYSSQKKISEVISSNSEDTVQVVDHLANDLQVNHPCPVEDVPTKPCNVPIKEEQQQQEHEPEQEQQQEQEKPEKLPEKDEKSVTTSDITDKEVQPLPRKKLDRHNQHARKTGHHQRDFTVPKAVPEKTDQKKQLSNDDVRISSSEVSQSSASCDLFSGEWVKNPEGPYYTNDTCYAIQQHQNCLKFERPDTDFLKWRWKPDACELPIFDPTQFLEFVRGKSLAFVGDSVARNHMQSLICLLSKVVYPEDVSETQDENRRWIYKDYDFNISMFWAPYLVKTEKTDPNDVTQPFNLYLDEFDEFWTKQIQGFDYVIISAGHWFFRPTMFYLNRRLVGCLYCPQSNVNHVTSYFSYRRAFRTAFRAINSLENFKGVTFLRTFAPSHFENGPWDKGGDCARTKPFKRNEKKLEGYNLEFYKIQLDELKIAQRTGRRRGLKFRLFDATQPMLLRPDGHPSKYGRYTNPNVTVPNDCVHWCLPGPIDAWNDFLVELLKREVGD, encoded by the exons ATGAAGTTCCAATCCTCTGAACTTCCAATAGGGAAACCACAAGCACGAAGAAAAACCGCACCAAAACTTGCTCCTCTTATTGTCATTACCATCTTATTCACAATTATTCCTATTTACTATCCTTCTATACGTTATTcttctcaaaagaaaatttcagaAGTTATTTCTTCTAATTCAGAAGATACAGTTCAGGTTGTTGATCATTTGGCTAATGATTTACAAGTCAATCATCCATGTCCCGTGGAGGACGTGCCCACGAAACCTTGTAACGTGCCCATAaaggaagaacaacaacaacaagaacatgaACCagaacaagaacaacaacaggAACAAGAAAAACCTGAAAAATTACCTGAAAAAGATGAGAAAAGTGTGACCACAAGTGACATAACAGATAAGGAAGTGCAACCCTTACCTAGAAAAAAACTCGATAGACATAATCAACATGCTAGAAAAACTGGACATCATCAGCGTGACTTCACGGTCCCTAAAGCCGTCCCAGAAAAAACAGATCAAAAGAAACAACTTAGCAATGACGATGTTAGAATTTCGTCATCTGAAGTATCACAAAGTAGTGCATCTTGCGACTTATTTTCAGGAGAGTGGGTGAAAAATCCAGAAGGACCTTATTATACAAATGATACATGTTATGCTattcaacaacatcaaaattGCTTGAAATTTGAAAGGCCTGATACTGACTTCTTGAAGTGGAGGTGGAAACCTGATGCTTGTGAGTTGCCAATTTTTGATCCTACTCAATTCCTGGAATTTGTTAGAGGCAAATCTCTTGCATTTGTTGGAGATTCTGTTGCAAGAAATCATATGCAATCATTGATATGTCTCTTGTCCAAG GTTGTATATCCAGAGGATGTTTCAGAAACACAAGACGAAAACAGACGTTGGATCTACAAAGAttacgacttcaacatttcCATGTTTTGGGCACCCTATTTGGTAAAAACTGAAAAAACCGACCCAAATGATGTCACACAACCCTTCAATTTGTATCTTGATGAATTCGACGAATTCTGGACTAAACAAATCCAAggttttgattatgttattatatcTGCTGGCCATTGGTTTTTCCGTCCAacaatgttttacttaaatcgTCGCCTTGTTGGTTGCCTCTACTGTCCGCAATCGAACGTTAACCATGTAACATCGTATTTCAGCTACCGACGGGCTTTTCGGACCGCATTTCGGGCTATTAATAGCCTGGAAAACTTTAAAGGTGTAACGTTTTTGAGGACTTTTGCCCCGTCGCATTTTGAGAACGGGCCTTGGGATAAAGGAGGAGATTGTGCAAGGACTAAACCGTTTAAGAGGAATGAGAAGAAACTTGAAGGTTATAATTTGGAGTTTTATAAGATTCAATTGGATGAATTAAAGATTGCACAAAGAACAGGGAGAAGAAGGGGGTTGAAATTTAGGTTGTTTGATGCAACACAACCTATGTTGTTGAGACCAGATGGTCATCCTAGTAAATATGGTCGATATACTAATCCAAACGTTACAGTACCTAATGATTGTGTTCATTGGTGTTTGCCTGGACCAATTGATGCTTGGAATGATTTCTTAGTAGAATTGTTGAAAAGAGAAGTCGGAGATTAA